The genome window CCGGGAGGAGGGCTGAGCCGGCTCCCGCATCTCGATGCGGAAACCGCCCTCAGCGTCTGCAGCCCGAGCGCGCGGCGGAGGACCCCAGAGGCCGCGACACGACGGGGCGCTCCCAGGAGCCTCCTTCTACGTGCTCCCTGCGACCAGCACCAAGGCTCCCGTCTCGTAGGCAAGGAGCCGCGGCTCGGAGCGGGAAGGCGGCTTGGCcgagggcaggaggcagagccCGTCTGGGACGCTGAGCCCCGGGCCGGCGGCAGGCTGGGCGGGTGGCAAGCCCCTTGTGTCAAGGCCCGGAGGGTGGGCACGTCGGCCTCTGGGGGCAGAGCGTGGTCTCTGTCCTAACGGCTCTGGGCTGCGGTTCTGAGCGGCCAAGGATGCCGAGTAAGGAATGGGCGTGTCCCGATAACACCTCGGCAAAACCAGGTGACGGACCCGGTGGCCGGAGCGTGTGGCCCCTGAGCCGCCCTGTGCTGGACACGGCCTGACGGTTCAGCCCAGCAGGTCCCGGCGCCCGAGCGCACCGGTGTTGAGCACTGCTGCTGCTCCAGGCACCCCCGGGTGTGTCCCGAAGGGGGCGAGGTGCCCACGGGCTGTGCTCTTACCCACCTGGCCGCGTTCGGGGCCCCAGTTTTGCGTCAGCTCCCCCCACGGATGGCTTGTTTCTCACTCCTCCACGGCCTATGTGACTTTAGGCTGAGCAGATTGCACACTCACCTGAAGCGCTTGATAAAAATGTCACCGGGTCCTTCCCCGGTCGCGCTCGTGGGGCGGGACCGAGGAACCTGGTGTTACAGACCAGGGCCCAGGCAGGAAGAGAACACCCATTCTGTAGGGTTTGGGGAACCCATCAGGGTGCTCTTGGATTCGAACACCAGCCTCCATGGAGGAGGGCTCATCATAGGGGCACTGTGAGCCCGAGAGCAAGATCGGCCCCAGGACAAGGCCAGGGCCTCAGCGGGGTGAGCGTGGGCAGACCATGGATGGCGGGCAGCCCCTGATGTGCGCGCATTACCGTTTTATGGTAGAAGCGACATAAACAGAAAGATCTGGAAGGATAACCACCGAAGTGAATGGATGGTGCTTCCAGGGTATGTGAGGGGAGTTGACATGCTCATGTGCGTGCGGGAGGCCACACCGGGTGTGCACCGCAGGGGCTGGCCCGTGGGCCTGGGGCCTCGGGCAGCAGGGCCTCCCTCCTGGCCAGCCATGTCTGTCCCCGTGTctcccgccccctcccaccccaggaagTGCAGGGGTGTTTCCGGGTTGAGGGAGGGACAGGCAGCAGCTTTATTCGGGGCAGGCGCTGGCCCTGGGGCTAGGGCAGCGGGGCCCGGAGGAGGCCTCTCAGGGTGGTGCTCGAGCGCATGAGCCTGCGCATCCACTCGATGTACTGGGAGACCCTGGTGTACACCCCGAAGTGGCCCTCGTTCGCACAGCCCTCCCCCCAGCTGACGATGCCGGTCAGGTACCAGGTACCCTGGAACTTGGTGGCATGCGGGCCCCCACTGTCCCCCTGGCAGGCGTCCTTGCTCCCGTCCAGGTAGCCGGCACAGAACATGTTCTCGGTGATGGTGGGGGAGCCCTCCCGCCTGCGTGACTTCTCCTGGCAGTCCTGGGTCATCACCCGGGGCACGTCGATGGCCATGAGCTGGATGGCCGTGGCGCCCCTGTCCAGCAGCTGGCCCCAGCCACTGACAGTTGAGAAGCGGACAGAGGCCAGCGTCCTCTCGGAGAAGGCCTTCTCGGGCAGACACAGGGGTACCACGTGGTCGGTGAAGGTCACGGGCCTGCTCAGGTGCAGCAGGGCGATGTCATGGTTCGTCTTGCGGGGGATGTACTTGTCGGGGATGATGACCCGGGTTATGTGCCTCTCCTGCTCCTCACCCTCATCCTCGCCGAGGTCATGCTCGCCTGCAGGGGACCAGCACCGCTCACGCCTTGCCCCACAGCCTCCTTTTGGGGCAGACGGGCACTGTGTCCAGCCCCAGGCTGGCGGGAGCAGTGCCCCCAGGCGGCCACCACAGGCTCAGTGCGGAGTGTGACTGGGGGTGAATCTGGGGTGCTGAGGGTGCGTGAGGAGGGGCTGCCGGGCCAGGCAGCTGTGGGTGGGTGAGGAGGGGTGCCCGATTGCCCCAGTcttgcccaccccctccccgggggTGCCCAGCATCCCATAGCCCACCAGGTGGAGGGCGCATGCCGTGGCCCACGTGACCCGGGGGGCTCTTGGCCCAAGTGAGATGGGAGGAGAGCACCACCCCTGAGACGTTCCGTGGGTGGGACAGAGGCTGGGGGACCGTGGCCATGGTGGGACCCGGGGGCACTGGGGTCTGCCCGGACATGCTCATCTGGTTGTGGAAGCCGGTCCTGTTCACGAACCACTCTCAGCGGGCGGAGGAACCACAAAACCTACCCAGTACCACGGTCAGGTTTCTCCAGTTCTTGACTGTTTCAAAGCAGTGAGCTGCAGAGACCACCCAGGCAGCGTCGAGCAGGGTGCCCCCACACAGCAGCGCCCCGTCCACCTTCAGGACAGCCTGCGCGGGCACCGTACACGGAGTTCACGCCCCGGCACGCTTCCCCGGGGACCCGCCTCCCCAGCTAGCGACGGCCACGGAGAGCTCACGGACACCAGCCCGACCACGGGACGTGGCCACTGGTGCCCCCGCGTGCCCAGCATCACCACCCAAGCCCGCCCCAGCACGCCCGGTCTGCGAAGGCCGGCCCAGGGTTTTGCTCTGGGCACGTGGGGGCGAGAGGTAGTGAGCTGTGGCGCCCAGTGCGACTCTCAGCACACAGCAAGCCCTCCATACATGCCCCCGTTTCTTCTTCCTAAAAGCAAGGAGGGTGCTGAGCAGGGCCTAAGTGAGGCTCCGGGGAGACATTTGTCCTGCGGTGGTTTTGCAGCGGCCACGGAAGGAGCCGGATCCTCTGGCCGGCCGGCCTGCAGACGGGGACGAACTGAAAGGCCAGAGGGAGGCCTGGCCGAGGGCGAGGCAGGGGCCCGCGTGTCGTGGTGAGGTGGATCCACCAGGGAGGAAAGAGACTGGACGTGGGGTCAGTGCGTCGGAGGCCTGATGTCCCGAGCGTGGACAGCAGGACCAAGGGTGCCAGGGACGAGCCGCCTCTTCCCCCGAGCCGGCAGCTGCTGGGCCCCTCGGAGGCCAGGCCTCCCGAGCAGGTGAGAACAGCCGCTTGGGGCTCGGAGACACGCCCCTGCCTGTTGAAGGCAGGACACCGGTGCCCGAAAATCAGCCTGGCTGACAACGGCTCTGCGCCACCCCTGGAGGGTGGGCTGGGCCTGAATCTCCGTGGGCCTCAGTCCCCCCCACCCGCTAACACGGGCAAGGCGGCCCtctctcctgggggtgggggtgaatgGTACTGGGGGGTCCTGTGCTTGCTGCGGCCGCCCAGACGGCCCTCCCAGGGCTCTCTGCCGTACACACAGAAACCCGCCCCCATCACCCCGCCCCTGCCGCACAGAGGCGCGGCCGGTTCCGGGCACCCTGCGGAGCACTGAACACGTCCGTCCCGTTCAGATGTGTCCAGCTCGCATTATCCCTCTGAACACCAAAACGCGGGGTTCTGCCGAGCTGAGGAGTGGGCCGTGGAGCACGCAGGCCCCACGCAGGCCCGGCTACCGTGTGAGGTGGGATGGGGGTGCAGGCCGGCGGGCCGGCCCTGAGGCTGCTGAGGCAGCAGCAGAGTGGGAGGCCTGGGGCTGCTTTGAACCCGCGGTCAGGCcacggtgagcagggagcctccagCGTCCCCGACGAGGTTCTCGCACGTTGAAAACTCTTAACAGTTTACCTCGGGCGTCCCCCATGAAGGGTCCCGAGGACCCCTGGGTTGGGCTCGGACACCCGAGTGCGCTGCCGATTTTGGCccagtggggctgggggcctgagGCTCTGCATTTCCTACAGGAACCAGACCACAGGTGGCCCCACACACCCACCCGCCTGTAGGAGGCCGTGTCGCAGCTCCAGAATCAGTTTCCGGGGCAGATAGTGATGGGCTTGGGCTGGGTTCAAACCTGCCTGGGCCATCTGTCCCTGGAGGCCTCGGTTCCCTCACCTGCGGAGGGCAGTGAGGCCCACAGCCgcgaggggatgggggaggccgGAGCCGAGCTGACATCCGGACGGACAGAGGGCAGCGGGCAGCTGGGGCTTCACAAGGAGGAGCAAGTGCCCTGCACCAGCAGGGGAGACTTGGCGCCGGGGTCCAGCAGCTGACCGCCCCCGTCCCTTTGGGGGCCCCGGAGCCTTACCTGCCAAGGACACTCCCCTTTGGGGCACACTTGGCCACCCACAATTCGACCTTGGGCGTTGCTGCCATTTCTCTTCTCCAGAACAGGTATTTTTCCACACGGATATTCCACTGTAGAAAGCAAGTCATCGGGCAAGGGCGTGGGGGTTCATGCCTGACGATGAGCTTGCGGGGGTGGGCTCTGAGGGCCGCCCAGGCAGGGCCACCAGTGTGGGAGCTGCGGGGCCTGCAAGGCCCGGGGCTCCTGCCGGAACAGAGGGCCCCCCTCTGGAAGCTGGGCTCTGCTCGTTTCCCAGCGGAATGACGCTCTGCCTAACTgattgaggaggaggagcaggcctTGGACAACGGCGCTGCCGTATGGAGGACACTCTGAGCTCTCGGTCTCCCCAGCAAGGTCCCTGGCCGGAGGAGAGACCGTTCGGAGGTGGCAGCTGAACTTCAGGCTCCAGCCTGGGTGGGGCCCGTCTCTCTCTGGACAGACAGGCCTCGCATGCCCCGCCGTCGGAACTGTATTAGCTTGAGACTGGTTTGGGGAAACTTTCCATTTTCCTAACAGTGCTTGCCTTTCAGAAAGACCTGGACTCTGGACCGAGCCGCAGTCAGTACCGAGCCGGGTGCGGCGATGTGCCCCCAGCTCAGGGACCTGCGGCGGGGCGGGCAGAGCCTCGCTCTGCTCCTCTGGGCCTGCCGCGAACAGGCAGGTGGCCCCGCGCCCTCCAGGGAGCTGCCCCCAGGGCTCTGTCCCGCGCACACCACCGTGGCCTGTTCTCCAGTGGGCGTGGGCGGGGCAGCAGGTACTAGATCCATCCCACCCTCCCGTCCCTCCCAAGACGGCTGTGGCCATGCAACAATGGGTGGCTGCTCCTCGGGAATGAAGTAGAGCACAGCCCCTGGGGCTGGGCCCTGAGGGCCCATTACCTGTGGGCACGCAGGACACCCCGTTGTCTTGGAGCGCGTACCCCTCGTGGCAGCGGCAGGAGCGCCCGGCCTCGGCGTGGTCACTGCAGTACTGCTCACAGCCTCCATTCTCATTCACACAGACCAGCAGGTCCTTCTTGTCTGAGGACAGGAAGGGGACAGACTGAGAGGGGTCCCTGCCGGTCAGGGGGAGGCCAGCCCCCGCTCTGCGTGACCGTGGTCCTTAGCTGCTGCTGCAGGGACAGCCAGGTACCAGCCGGCTCTGTGCTTTCATCCAGAAGGGTGACCTGGGCTTGGGATGGTCCCACGTCTGAGCAGCTTAGCCAGCTGGGACAGAGGACTGGCACGTGGGGCCTCCGTGCCCCCCTCCCAGCAGTTGGTGGGAGCGGGGAGGGCCCAGGGAAACCAAAAGGCCCCTGGGGGCAGTAAAAGTGTCCACTGAGAGGGGATACCTGCTGGCAAGAGGCCAGGCAGATGAGCTGGTTCTACAGCCAGACCCTCCTGCCCCTGTGAGCTGGCTGGGACTGACCACTGGCTCAGACAGATGGAGATGAGGAACATTCCTCCTGACTCGGAAGGGCAGTGCTACAATGTGGGACACAGGGTTAGTTCACTGTGTCTGTCCAGGACCCCAGCAGGAAGGCTTGGCCTGGAAGTGAGTTCACACCAGGGCTCCTGAGGTTCACGGTCCTGGGGGACTCACACCAGGGCTCCTGAGCATCACGGTCCTGGGGGACTCACACCAGGGCTCCTGAGGTTCACGGTCCTGGGGGACTCACACCAGGGCTCCTGAGCATCACGGTCCTGGGGGACTCACACCAGGGCTCCTGAGCATCACGGTCCTGGGGGACTCACACCAGGGATCCTGAGCATCACGGTCCTGGGGGACTCACACCAGGGCTCCTGAGGTTCACGGTCCTGGGGGACTCACACCAGGGCTCCTGAGGTTCACGGTCCTGGGGGACTCACACCAGGGATCCTGAGCATCACGGTCCTGGGGGACTCACACCAGGGATCCTGAGCATCACGGTCCTGGGGGACTCACACCAGGGCTCCTGAGGTTCACGGTCCTGGGGGACTCACACCAGGGCTCCTGAGCATCACGGTCCTGGGGGACTCACACCAGGGATCCTGAGCATCACGGTCCTGGGGGACTCACACCAGGGATCCTGAGCATCACGGTCCTGGGGAATTCACACCAGGACTGCTGAGCATAATGGTCCTAGAGGACTCACACCAGGGATCCTGAGCATAAAAGGCCAGGCAAAGACACTGAGGCTTTCCAACCCCAGATAACTGACAGAAGCCTCATCCCTTAGTTTTGCCTTTCCTCTCCCTGGCCTCTGGTTTGCTTAGAGCAGAAGGTGGTTGTGGCCCAGAAAAGCACTTTGGGTATAAGAATGTACATTTGTATGGTAAAGGATTGAACTCACCCAAAGAGCTCCTAGGCGGTGACCTCCACACCCTGGCTGGTGAAGCTGGACACTTTTAATTTAATCTGCCTGATAAGAATGTTGTTTCCCTGGGGGCTTTGGCCCATACTGGATGGTCTAACAATGTGATTCATGGTGGGGTCTTGGGCCACACAGTGTCACCCCCACCTCTGGAGGGGCTGGAGACTAAGGTCAGCCATGTCTACAGGACTGAGCCCGGTACAGTCTCTGGATAAGGAGGCTCAGTGTGCTTCCTGGGGTGGTGGTGACACTCCCTAAGTCTCGTCACACATTGTTCTTGGAGAACGGAAGGCTGTCCACGGTCCTTCACTGGGAGAGGACAATGGGAAGCTCATACCTGTCCCTCTGCTGACTTTATTCTGTATCCTTCCACTGTAATAAGCTGTAATTTTGAGTATATCTGATGGTCTGAGGAACCCCTGAACTTTGCAATACTTCAATATTTGAAAGGTGAAAAAATACCTCACACTTTTgtaaagcaggaagggaagacaCAGTTTTCCTAGCTGTCTCGACTGGAAGCTGGGCGGCCATGCAGAGCCCTCACTGGGCTCTCTCCAGTGTATCTGAGTCTCCCAGCTCTGGGAACCCAAGGGTTTTAGGATTCCCAGAAGTGGATAGGGGGCGACCAAGTTTGAGAACGAGCACCTTAGAACCAAGACTCTCGTGTTGGCGGGGGAGCAGGCCATGCCCATCAGCTGTTGGGGGTCTGTCTGCAAACTGTGGGGTTCCTCACTTGTCTCACAGTTCCGGCCCTGGAAACCGTCGAGGCAGAAGCAGATGTAGGACTGGAGCTGGTCCTCACAGGTGCCTCCATTCCGGCACGGGTTCGAGGCGCATTGGTCCCCATCTGTGGAGTGCGTCAGTGTTAGCATGCTGAGGAGAGGAGCTGGTGGGTGGGATGAAAATGGGCCATTTACCAACTCACCAGTGTAAGAGATCCAGAACCGCTTCTGAGGGAACAAGAGAAGCAGTGTGAGACACGTTCACCAGGAGCAAATGCGTATGGTGTCCACAGACTGGACTTGGGAGCTGGGGTGAACTGTGATGGGCTGGGGGCTTCTGACCTGGGGCCCTTTGAGGTGGGCTCTGGAAGCCAGACTTTTCCTTTGGGGATGAAGTGAGTTTTTCCAGGGGGAGGAAGTTTTTTCCTAATCCTATCCCCTCCACCCCAGATCGCTAAGACCACCAGAGGTCACAACTTTCCCTCTCCGAATTCAGAATTCCTGAGTTTCTGCCCCAACTCTGCCACCTCCAAGATGTGAACTTGGGACAGGACATATgtgctctctgagcctccatttcctcgtCTGGTGATGAGGAGGAAATCCATACACACGTGTGACGGGAGAAGGCGGCAATGGATGCAAAGGGCTCCAACAAATTTATTCCTGAGGAATCTTCTGGCCAAGCAAACTGAAACCCAGGATTACcgtaagaataaaataagatgagaaCTGTGGGACATGCGTTGAAAAGCCAAGTGGTGCACAAATGCAAGGAGTGACCATCCTCAGTGTACCTGAAAAGGGTCATGTTAGCTTCTGTCTCAAGTAGCCTCGCTTCCTGTTGGGTGTGAAGTGTGTCCCATGAGTGTGAGGTGTCCTGTGAGTGTGAGGTGTCCTGTGGGTGTGAGGTGGGGTCCTGTGGGTGTGAGGTGTCCCgtgagtgtgtggtgtgtgtcctGTGGGTGTGAGCTGTCCCGTGAGTGTGAGGTGTGTGTCCTGTGGGTGTGAGCTGTCCCGTGAGTGTGAGGTGTGTGTCCTGTGGGTGTGAGCTGTCCTGTGAGTGTGAGGTGTCCTGTGGGTGTGAGGTGTCCTGTGAGTGTGAGGTGGTGTCCTGTGGGTGTGAGGTGTCCCGTGAGTGTGAGGTGTGTGTCCTGTGGGTGTGAGCTGTCCTGTGAGTGTGAGGTGTCCTGTGGGTGTGAGGTGTCCTGTGAGTGTGAGGTGGTGTCCTGTGGGTGTGAGGTGTCCCGTGAGTGTGAGGTGTGTGTCCTGTGGGTGTGAGCTGTCCTGTGAGTGTGAGGTATCCTGTGAGTGTGAGGTGTCCTGTGGGTGTGAGGTGTCCTGTGGGTGTGAGGTGTCCCATGAGTGTGAGGTGTCCTGTGGGTGTGAGGTGGGGTCCTGTGGGTGTGAGCTGTCCCGTGAGTGTGAGGTGTCCTGTGGGTGTGAGGTGTCCTGTGGGTGTGAGGTGTCCCATGAGTGTGAGGTGTCCTGTGGGTGTGAGGTGGGGTCCTGTGGGTGTGAGCTGTCCCGTGAGTGTGAGGTGTCCTGTGGGTGTGAGGTGTCCTGTGGGTGTGAGGTGTCCCATGAGTGTGAGGTGTCCTGTGGGTGTGAGGTGGGGTCCTGTGGGTGTGAGCTGTCCCGTGAGTGTGAGGTGTCCTGTGGGTGTGAGGTGTCCTGTGGGTGTGAGGTGTCCtgtgagtgtgtggtgtgtgtcctGTGAGTGTGAGGTGTCCTGTGAGTGTGAGCTGTCCCGTGAGTGTGAGGTGTGTCCCGTGGGTGAGGTGTACGTCCCCTGTGAGGTGTCTTGTGAGCGTGAGACGTCCCGTGAGGGGC of Halichoerus grypus chromosome 4, mHalGry1.hap1.1, whole genome shotgun sequence contains these proteins:
- the F7 gene encoding coagulation factor VII, with amino-acid sequence MVSRAGELALLCLLLGLQGSLAAVFLSQEEAHGVLRRQRRANLFLEELRPGSLERECREERCSFEEAREIFRDADRTKRFWISYTDGDQCASNPCRNGGTCEDQLQSYICFCLDGFQGRNCETNKKDLLVCVNENGGCEQYCSDHAEAGRSCRCHEGYALQDNGVSCVPTVEYPCGKIPVLEKRNGSNAQGRIVGGQVCPKGECPWQAVLKVDGALLCGGTLLDAAWVVSAAHCFETVKNWRNLTVVLGEHDLGEDEGEEQERHITRVIIPDKYIPRKTNHDIALLHLSRPVTFTDHVVPLCLPEKAFSERTLASVRFSTVSGWGQLLDRGATAIQLMAIDVPRVMTQDCQEKSRRREGSPTITENMFCAGYLDGSKDACQGDSGGPHATKFQGTWYLTGIVSWGEGCANEGHFGVYTRVSQYIEWMRRLMRSSTTLRGLLRAPLP